In Oryctolagus cuniculus chromosome X, mOryCun1.1, whole genome shotgun sequence, a single window of DNA contains:
- the RPL36A gene encoding large ribosomal subunit protein eL42: MVNVPKTRRTFCKKCGKHQPHKVTQYKKGKDSLYAQGKRRYDRKQSGYGGQTKPIFRKKAKTTKKIVLRLECVEPNCRSKRMLAIKRCKHFELGGDKKRKGQVIQF, from the exons ATG GTGAACGTTCCGAAAACCCGCCGGACCTTCTGTAAGAAGTGTGgcaagcaccagccccacaaggtGACACAGTATAAGAAGGGCAAAGACTCTCTCTATGCCCAGG GAAAGCGGCGTTAtgataggaagcagagtggctATGGGGGACAGACTAAGCCGATTTTCCGGAAAAAG gctaaAACTACAAAGAAGATTGTGCTGAGGCTTGAGTGTGTGGAGCCCAACTGCAGATCCAAGAGAATGTTGGCTATTAAGAGATGTAAACACTTTGAATTGGGAGGAGATAAGAAGAGAAAG GGGCAAGTGATCCAGTTCTAA